One stretch of Tachysurus fulvidraco isolate hzauxx_2018 chromosome 12, HZAU_PFXX_2.0, whole genome shotgun sequence DNA includes these proteins:
- the styxl1 gene encoding serine/threonine/tyrosine-interacting-like protein 1: protein MGIALSRSDKCRIVTSTGLRSSVPGENSASCPEMNGIVKPSRNDIIQGSRNNNEEELLVPAFPEKADIERGYVTPQQVYNLLNAEAGEPALHDPYYMLILDCRSADRYKQSHLVTARASVTVIHPDLGCLISCVQLQEFSIILLYAEEGHSPVGSQEARADNPSLQHCFFQLSALGMDPVILLGGYSAFHSLYPFLCTPRMVLLESERRLLTIYPSEILEGALYQGSASQAQDYRIIKNLHITHVVNATAEISDAFPNVLRYLRLRLSDDAQQDLHQALPEASRFIAAALRGSPGSPGGRVLVHCSLGRSRSSVLTLGFLMEQRHWSLLHAFRWLKERRTCAAPNAGFLRQLSAYEEQLFGRCLTSLDDIRL, encoded by the exons ATGGGCATTGCACTGTCCAG GTCTGATAAATGCCGTATTGTCACCTCCACTGGGCTTCGGAGCTCTGTGCCAGGAGAAAACAGCGCCTCCTGTCCAGAGATGAATGGCATTGTCAAACCCTCTCGCAATGACATCATTCAAGGCTCTCGGAATAACAATGAAG AGGAGTTGTTGGTTCCTGCCTTTCCAGAAAAAGCTGACATAGAGAGAGGCTATGTGACTCCACAGCAGGTGTACAACTTGTTAAACGCTGAAGCTGGGGAACCAGCCCTCCATGACCCATACTACATGCTCATTCTGGATTGTCGTTCTGCAGACAG GTATAAGCAGAGTCACCTGGTGACAGCACGTGCCAGCGTGACCGTAATTCACCCAGATCTTGGCTGTTTGATAAGCTGTGTCCAGCTACAGGAGTTTTCCATCATTCTGCTGTATGCAGAAGAAGGACACAGTCCAG TAGGCAGCCAAGAGGCGCGTGCTGACAACCCTTCCCTACAGCACTGCTTTTTCCAGCTGAGTGCCCTTGGCATGGACCCAGTCATCTTGCTGGGAGGCTACTCAGCCTTCCACTCACTCTACCCCTTCCTGTGTACACCTCGTATGGTTCTGCTCGAGTCTGAACGCCGCCTCCTTACCATCTATCCCTCTGAGATCCTGGAAGGGGCACTGTACCAAGGTTCTGCATCGCAAGCTCAGGACTACCGCATTATTAAGAACCTGCATATCACACATGTGGTCAACGCCACTGCCGAAATCTCAGATGCCTTCCCCAATGTCCTGAGGTATTTGCGACTTCGACTCAGCGATGATGCCCAACAGGATCTTCACCAGGCACTTCCAGAAGCTTCTCGTTTTATTGCAGCAGCCCTAAGGGGTTCACCAGGTTCACCTGGAGGGCGTGTACTGGTGCACTGCAGCCTGGGACGAAGCCGAAGTTCAGTGTTGACACTGGGCTTCCTGATGGAACAGCGCCACTGGTCTCTACTGCACGCTTTCCGTTGGCTCAAAGAGAGGCGCACTTGTGCAGCACCGAATGCTGGGTTCCTTCGTCAACTTTCGGCATATGAGGAGCAATTGTTTGGGAGGTGCCTAACCTCGCTCGATGACATTCGGCTCTGA